A window of Phragmites australis chromosome 2, lpPhrAust1.1, whole genome shotgun sequence genomic DNA:
CGGCGGCGGGGCAGGGGTCGTCGCGGTACAAGGGCGTCGTGCCGCAGCCCAACGGGCGCTGGGGCGCGCAGATCTACGAGCGCCACGCGCGGGTGTGGCTCGGCACGTTCCCCGACGAGGAGGCCGCCGCGCGCGCCTACGACGTCGCCGCGCTCCGCTACCGCGGACGCGAGGCAGCGACCAACTTCCCAGGCGCCGGAGCGTCGGCCCCCGAGCTCGCCTTCCTGGCGGTGCACTCCAAGGCAGAGATCGTCGACATGCTCCGGAAGCACACCTACGCCGACGAGCTCCGCCAGGGCCTGCGCCGCGGCCGGGGCatgggcgcgcgcgcgcggcccACACCGGCGTGGGCGCGTGCGCCGCTGTTCGAGAAGGCCGTCACGCCAAGCGACGTCGGCAAGCTCAACCGCCTCGTCGTGCCCAAGCAGCACGCCGAGAAGCACTTCCCACTGAAGCGCTCGCCGGAGGAGGCCACCGGCAAGGGCGTGCTCCTCAATTTCGAGGACGGCGAGGGCAAGGTATGGCGGTTCCGGTACTCGTACTGGAACAGCAGCCAGAGCTACGTGCTCACCAAGGGATGGAGCCGCTTCGTCCGCGAGAAGGGCCTCAGCGCCGGGGACACCATCGTATTCTCGCACTCGACGTACGGCCCGGAGAAGCAGCTCTTCATCGACTGCAAGAAGAACAAGACGGCTGCCACCGACGCGGCGCCGGCACCGGCGGATACACCAAAGGAGGCCCGTGTCGTTAGGCTGTTCGGCGTCAACATCGCCCGAGACGGATGCCAGAAGAGAGCGCGGCCGGTGGAGATGGCGTTTGAGCAAGAACAGGAGTTCTTGAAGAAGCAATGTGTGGCTCATCACCGCTCTCCTGCCTTAGGTGCCTTCTTGTTATAGCAGccatcatatatatgcatagTGTTATAGTTTTCCCCCTTTAATTGTTCTTATCACCTGTTTGATCGCGAATTCAGTTACTAGCGTTTGTTCTTCGTTTTTGCAAAGAACTTGTCAAATCAGATTGCAAAACGAGTTGTAATATGTACACCATTAGGAAGTCTTGAGATGTTAGTCATGCAAGTTTGTGAGTCATCTGGTACGTCAATAAGTTTGATTCTGATAGAGATTTCAGATGCGCTTCTTGTTCTGGTGTTAGATTCTTCACAACACAATCTATCATGGTTGTCTTTGCGACAGCTGTTCATCATAATTAGTTAATGCTGCACACTTGTACTTGATTGGGTGTGCTAGCTACTAACACTTATTATCCATCACAAAgaaatcaaaattaaatatatgcaaaaatatcATTAATTTGCACAATGGAGTAATTTTGGGGGTTTAATTTTAGTTTACATAGCACTGTTTGAATTGCTTGATGATCTTTGCGGCATCTATCTTGTGTTAGATCGATTTGCTTAATACTTAAGAGTTGTGTTAGATTGATTTGCTTAATTCACTCATAGTGCACTGCTAATCGATCATTACCATATTTCACTGATTAACAGCTGGATGATGAATTTGGCTATGTATCTTGTCTCTGAATCAATATCCAGTGCGTAGCTAGCTATCATCGAACTAATTATCAACCTATGAAGTTGTTTCAACTTCTTTTTATTCCATGATCATAGTTCGTGCACCCAAAAGAATAAATCAACTATATATTTTTACGAAAGTTTATTGTCTAAGACACAATCCAGtttattcttctttctttcataTAACTT
This region includes:
- the LOC133896127 gene encoding AP2/ERF and B3 domain-containing protein Os01g0141000-like gives rise to the protein MGVESMSPTPTAVDSSSSSSSGASTATTESGAAQLPAALVLGAAAVEVSPADEAVTSQPSAAGQGSSRYKGVVPQPNGRWGAQIYERHARVWLGTFPDEEAAARAYDVAALRYRGREAATNFPGAGASAPELAFLAVHSKAEIVDMLRKHTYADELRQGLRRGRGMGARARPTPAWARAPLFEKAVTPSDVGKLNRLVVPKQHAEKHFPLKRSPEEATGKGVLLNFEDGEGKVWRFRYSYWNSSQSYVLTKGWSRFVREKGLSAGDTIVFSHSTYGPEKQLFIDCKKNKTAATDAAPAPADTPKEARVVRLFGVNIARDGCQKRARPVEMAFEQEQEFLKKQCVAHHRSPALGAFLL